From Penaeus monodon isolate SGIC_2016 chromosome 6, NSTDA_Pmon_1, whole genome shotgun sequence, the proteins below share one genomic window:
- the LOC119574271 gene encoding serine/threonine-protein kinase RIO1-like has protein sequence MEEYDGQFSDADEDSESSRLPCRQLPTTTVPKPVCNENWDEDVENQPTSTEIPEDLIEEEEDDDYDDDDYFYVDEDSKNLTKQFQKNNNNGPNSVVIQSQKVEKFQPSEKLFKKYVGKICLEKFEGLRGFEGNVTNRMVETQRKAESERQRVRDKAERATVEQVLDPRTRMILFKFLNKGTIAEINGCISTGKEANVYHALSSNGQNYAVKIYKTSILVFKDRDRYVSGDHRFRTGYGKHNPRKMVRTWAEKETSNLFRLYNCGLPVPKPIVLRSHVLVMEFLGTNSMPSPRLKDADISESKARELYHDLVVQMWIMYRECRLVHADLSEYNLLYHNGRPYIIDVSQSVTPDHPHSLEFLRKDCTNITEYFRRKGVPTMKIQELFNFIVDPMLTAEKRDEYLEEMKEIAASRPVGELTDQEKIDEEVFKNAYIPKTLDQVIDFERDMQQLKLGTKSEKEITYRTVLGMKKDLSGPEVLPIPGNASDSGGDSSEDEEESEDEDDEKGGHRTVGRPRGETTEDRKERKKAVKEAQAEKRKSKLKKHVKKRAEKVRKKKH, from the exons ATGGAGGAATATGACGGTCAATTCAGTGATGCCGATGAAGATAG TGAAAGTTCACGTCTACCATGTCGGCAGCTACCAACAACTACAGTACCAAAGCCAGTTTGCAATGAAAATTGGGATGAAGATGTAGAAAACCAACCTACATCAACTGAAATCCCAGAAGATTTgattgaagaggaggaagatgatgattatgatgatgatgattatttctaTGTGGATGAGGATAGCAAAA atttaacaAAGCAGttccaaaagaataataataatggacccAACAGTGTTGTCATCCAGTCACAGAAG GTAGAAAAATTCCAACCTTCAGAGAAGTTATTTAAGAAATATGTTGGAAAAATTTGTCTTGAGAAATTTGAAGGCCTAAGGGGTTTTGAAGGAAATGTCACAAACCGCATGGTGGAAACTCAGCGTAAGGCTGAGAGTGAAAG GCAGCGAGTACGTGATAAAGCTGAAAGAGCTACAGTGGAGCAGGTCTTGGATCCCAGAACCCGCATGATCCTCTTCAAATTTCTTAATAAGGGAACAATAGCTGAG ATTAATGGCTGTATATCTACGGGTAAAGAAGCTAATGTTTACCATGCCTTAAGCAGCAATGGCCAGAATTATGCAGTGAAGATCTACAAAACTTCAATTCTGGTAttcaaagacagagatagatatgtcTCTGGCGATCACAG ATTCCGTACCGGTTATGGAAAACACAATCCTCGAAAGATGGTCCGCACATGGGCAGAAAAAGAAACGAGTAATTTATTCCGTTTGTACAACTGTGGCCTCCCAGTACCTAAGCCTATTGTGCTTCGCTCACATGTCCTTGTTATGGAGTTTTTGGGTACTAATTCAATGCCTTCGCCCAGGTTAAAG GATGCAGATATTTCGGAATCAAAAGCTCGGGAATTATACCATGATTTAGTGGTACAGATGTGGATTATGTACAGGGAATGTCGACTTGTCCATGCAGATCTCAGCGAGTACAACCTTTT GTACCATAATGGAAGACCTTACATCATTGATGTATCTCAGTCAGTTACACCAGACCACCCACATTCTTTAGAGTTTTTGAGGAAGGACTGCACCAACATCACag AATACTTCCGCAGAAAAGGAGTCCCAACCATGAAAATTCAAGAACTATTCAACTTCATCGTCGATCCCATGCTGACCGCTGAGAAACGAGACGAGTATcttgaggagatgaaagagatagCTGCCTCAAGACCTGTTGGGGAGTTGACCGACCAAGAGAAGATTGATGAAGAAGTGTTTAAGAATGCTTATATCCCAAAAACTTTAGATCAG GTTATAGACTTTGAACGTGATATGCAGCAGCTGAAGCTAGGAACAAAGTCCGAGAAGGAAATCACTTATCGCACTGTCTTGGGCATGAAGAAAGATTTAAGTGGACCAGAAGTTTTACCCATACCAGGCAATGCTTCAGATTCAGGAGGAGATAGCAGTGAGG atgaagaagaaagtgaagatgaggatgatgagaaagGTGGTCATCGCACAGTTGGCAGGCCCCGGGGAGAGACCACAGAagacaggaaagaaaggaaaaaggcagtCAAGGAAGCgcaagcagagaaaagaaaatcaaaactgaAAAAGCATGttaagaagagagcagagaaagtcAGGAAAAAGAAACATTAG
- the LOC119574272 gene encoding fibrinogen-like protein 1: MWALKVILVCACWAGISTQPHESPQSRLTRRDTEQSSLEALVQSQSNILNMLQDTKSILEGLRQDFIEYKNDKDQTREIVKNFLRHAEERDLAIKQMKAMAQQKVTEMREKDALILRLEGENQAIESSRQQTEEELAEMQTQLETLKRLTQWDCAQLLLQGFTESGVYTIYPRNSDKSVAVWCDMETDGGGWTVFLNRAQQPEQLNFSKSWEAYADGFGDPSAEYWLGNKHLHAITKNGAYTLRIDAQNLEGEKRFGKWLQFSIGDENSKFKIKVSDYSTESTLGDVLTEVDQNGEKYNPNGMKFSTMDQDNDRREGKSCSKSFGYGGWWYNNCYRLNPTAPLGNRNGDNTKARLYYWGPDIYTVQGIQALQLKIRKN; encoded by the exons ATGTGGGCTTTAAAAGTGATATTGGTCTGTGCGTGCTGGGCAGGCATCTCGACCCAGCCCCACGAGTCTCCGCAGTCCAGGCTCACCCGGAGGGACACCGAACAAAGTTCCCTAGAGGCCCTCGTGCAATCCCAGAGTAACATTCTTAATATGCTTCAAG aTACAAAATCAATCCTTGAAGGCCTGCGACAggattttatagaatataaaaatgataaag ACCAGACTCGGGAAATTGTGAAAAACTTCCTGCGGCACGCCGAGGAGAGAGACCTGGCCATCAAGCAAATGAAGGCAATGGCGCAGCAGAAGGTGACGGAGATGCGCGAGAAAGACGCCCTCATCCTGCGCCTGGAGGGGGAGAACCAGGCCATCGAGTCTTCGAGGCAGCAGACTGAGGAGGAGCTCGCGGAAATGCAGACGCAACTCGAAACGCTCAAGAG ACTTACGCAATGGGACTGTGCGCAGCTGCTGCTTCAGGGATTCACTGAGAGCGGTGTCTACACTATCTACCCCAGAAA CAGCGACAAGAGCGTGGCCGTGTGGTGTGACATGGAGACTGACGGAGGAGGCTGGACGGTCTTCCTCAACCGCGCCCAGCAACCTGAGCAGCTGAACTTTTCCAAGTCTTGGGAGGCCTACGCCGATGGCTTCGGGGATCCAAGCGCTGAGTACTGGCTGG GCAATAAGCATCTTCATGCCATCACCAAGAACGGCGCTTACACGCTGAGGATCGACGCCCAGAACCTGGAGGGCGAGAAGCGGTTCGGGAAATGGCTGCAGTTCAGCATCGGTGACGAGAACAGCAA gttCAAAATCAAGGTTTCTGACTATTCGACGGAGAGCACCTTGGGAGACGTCTTGACGGAGGTCGATCAGAACGGTGAAAAGTATAATCCGAACGGCATGAAGTTCTCAACGATGGACCAGGATAATGACCGCCGAGAGG GAAAAAGCTGCTCAAAAAGCTTCGGCTACGGAGGCTGGTGGTACAACAACTGCTACCGCCTCAACCCGACCGCTCCCCTTGGAAACCGCAACGGCGACAACACCAAGGCCCGCCTCTACTACTGGGGACCGGACATATACACGGTCCAAGGCATCCAGGCTCTCCAGCTCAAGATCCGAAAGAACTAG